One window of Bactrocera tryoni isolate S06 chromosome 2, CSIRO_BtryS06_freeze2, whole genome shotgun sequence genomic DNA carries:
- the LOC120768442 gene encoding peroxisomal biogenesis factor 19, with amino-acid sequence MSENKQNDKKELDELLDNALQDFDKKSSSASTVDADNSLTTNGSAAGSAADAGTAADPDAFFIEQANVLAERMQTLFGGPNTPSGELPPMPQDPDQILAGFKKMAEAAAMTLQGENPATDEDVAKYSDSIAQALKGLQEGSENLSAPVSENDVANMFSGLNLENPGEGDNNMFLPFMEGMMQSLLSAEILLPSIKELVEKYPKYFEQHGDKISAEDRERYEKQLELYKVLEKQLEAEKPDDSATVKREKFKAVLDHMRRLQEFGNPPQEILAETAGDLPMLDPNLAGAAGAGANPQCPMM; translated from the exons ATGTCTGAGAACaaacaaaatgacaaaaagGAATTGGATGAGCTGCTTGACA ATGCCCTGCAAGATTTCGATAAGAAAAGTTCATCTGCTAGTACGGTAGATGCAGATAATAGTTTGACCACAAATGGATCAGCCGCCGGTAGTGCCGCAGATGCCGGAACTGCAGCCGATCCAGATGCATTTTTTAT TGAACAGGCAAATGTATTAGCTGAACGCATGCAGACACTTTTTGGTGGTCCCAACACCCCGAGTGGTGAGTTACCACCAATGCCGCAAGATCCGGATCAAATTTTAGCCGGCTTCAAGAAAATGGCCGAGGCAGCGGCTATGACCTTACAAGGGGAAAATCCAGCAACTGATGAAGATGTGGCCAAATATTCAGATAGCATAGCACAAGCTCTAAAG ggCTTACAAGAAGGTTCAGAAAATCTCAGCGCACCTGTTTCGGAGAATGATGTTGCTAACATGTTTAGCGGACTTAATTTAGAAAAT CCCGGTGAAGGTGACAATAACATGTTCCTGCCATTTATGGAAGGCATGATGCAAAGTTTGCTGAGTGCTGAGATCTTGTTACCAAGCATAAAGGAGTTGGTGGAAAAGTATCCAAAATACTTTGAACAACATGGCGACAAAATTAGTGCAGAAGATAGGGAACG atatgagAAACAATTGGAGCTCTATAAAGTCCTTGAGAAACAATTGGAAGCAGAGAAACCAGACGATTCTGCAACAGTTAAGCGTGAAAAGTTCAAGGCTGTATTAGATCATATGCGCAGATTGCAAGAATTCGGAAACCCGCCTCAAGAAATTTTGGCCGAAACAGCTGGTGATCTCCCTATGTTAGACCCCAACTTAGCTGGTGCAGCAGGTGCTGGAGCGAATCCCCAGTGTCCTATGATGTAA